GTGTCAGGCCATGCGGGTGGCGAAGTTGCCGCCCATGCCCGGCGTGACGGCGTTGATCTTGCTCTGGCTGTCGCTTTCGTGGTCGGACATCAGGTTCTGGGTGCCGACGATGCCGGTCGTCAGCTTGTCCAGGATTGGCGCGAGCTGGCTGTTCCAGAACTGCAGCATCTCGTCCGACTTGCCCAGGGCGGCCATGGAGGCGATGCCCTTCCAGTTGCCGCCGACCACGTTCGCGTAGTCGGACTGCATGCTCCGGCAGAGCTCCTCGCCGCGGTCCTTGGCGTCACGCAGCAGTGTGTTCAACCGGGTCACTTGGTCTTCATCGAGATTCAGGGCCACGCCTGTCACCCCCCGTTTCGGAGACGTTCTACCAACACAGTGCGGACATCTACCAGCAGAGTAAGCGCGGCGGCTGACATCCCCCCGTCGCGCCGTACCACACTCGCATGGAGTAAAACCGCTGGTCAAGGCTTTTGGTCAGATCTTCACGGTCAGCGGGTGCGGGTGGACTACGGGACCGCTGACCGCATCGCCGCGGACGGGTCGAGCGTGGGCCCCTCCGGGACACGCTGCACCAGCGCGGCCGGCATGTCCACCGCCGACGAGGGGGAATACCCCAGCCGGCCCAGCACGTCCTCGGACGGGACGGGGTAGCGCAGGCCGGTGTCGGTGAGCAGCGTGTACGCCCCGGTGGTCGCTGTCGCCGAGGGCAGCACCCGCACCACGGCGACGCTGCCCGGCGGGACCAGGACGCGGTCGGCGAGCTTCGTGCCGGTGCCGGTCTCCACGGTCGTCGTGATGGCCGCGGCCATGGCGTCCGGGTCACCGCCCATCGAGATCACCGGGTCGGTGCGGGCGTCGTGCGTCTGTGAGCACAGGGCGGCGCGGCCCTCGTCCGGCACGGTGGCCAGCTCCGGTGGCAGCGACGGCGGGGCGGCCTCGCCCTCGGCTGGTGCCAGCGCCGAGCTGGTCGGCGCGGCGTTCGCGGCCGCGGCCGGGATCTCCTTGGGCTGCACGGAGTACTGCCCGGACAGGATGCGCACCTGCAGCTCGGTCAGCGGCGCCAGGCCCTCCTGCCGGACCAGGTAGTACTGCACGCCGCGGGACAGCGGGTAGTAGACCACGTCGCCGACGTCGAACCCACTGAGCACAGAGGACGGTGCACCCTGGCCGGGCACGTCGATCCGGCCCAGGTCCTGGCCCACCGGCAGGCCGTTCAGCCAGGCGGTGCCCGCCTCGACCGGACTGGCCTGCGCGCCGAACACCGAGCGGACCACCGAGGTGTCGGTGATCCGGTAGCGGTGGTTGTTCCACACCAGGTAGACGGTGCCGTCGCTGGAGTCGCGGGCGAGGATCGCGCGCTGGCCGAGCGGGGTGCCGCCCGGCATCGACCGGCCGACCATGAGCGTCGTCGTGGTCAGCGGACCGCCCGCGAGGTTGCGGCCCAGCACCGAGCACATCGTCCACGGGGTCGCGGTCGCCCGGTCGGCGGGCGGCAGCGAGGCGGGCGCGCCGGCGATGCCCACGGCGGACTTACGCGGCAGACCCGCCAGGTCCTCACCGGCCACGCGGTGCGGGCCCGCCTTGTCCGCGCTGGTCAGCAGGCGCGCTGAGGCGTAGTTCAGGGTCGGCTGCAGCTCGCCGCCCTGGTATACGAAGGTCGCGCCGGTCTCGCGCTCGATCACCACCGCGCCGTCGGTTTTCCAGGACGTGCCACCGACTCCGGTGAACACCCCGTAAACACCGAACCCCGCAGCCACCAGCACCGCGATCATCACCCCGGCGAACACCGCGCCCACCCCCCGGCGCAGCGGGGTCAGCTCCGGATCGGTCTCGTGCACGATGAGCGCGGAGGTGACCCGCTGCATCATGAACTGGTAGGCCTGCAGCTGGTCGCGACGAGTGGGCACGCCTATCCCTCAGCCGATCGAGGCCATCAGGCCCTGGACGTATGCGAAGAATCCGGTGATGAACCCCGCGAACGGGATCAGGGCCACGATAGCCATCACGTCCACGATGTCCGCGATCCGCCCGAACCACGGCGTGGGGTTCTTCCGGCTGTAGACGAGTCCGGCGGCCGAGACCAGCAGCGCGACCACCACCAGCGCCAGCAGGAACAGCCCGATCCCGCCGTTGCCGGACGCCGTGCCGAAGCACCACTGCGCCAGCAGCACGAAAATCCAGAGCCCGGCGATCAGCAGCGGGATCCGCTGGCGCGGCACGGGGAACAGCCGAGCGCGCAACAGCAGCGCGATCGTCGCGAGGAGCAGCATGATCAGTCGCGATCCGCCGCCGTGCGCGGCGAGGAAGACAGCCGAGAAAGCGCTGGTCAGCGACGCCCCCATGAGGAGCCCGGTCAGCAACTCGTCGGCACGGGCGGCCGCGTCGAACACCGCGGGCGTTGCCGGGTGGGGTTCGTCGTTGAGCAGGTCGGCCGACCGCTGCGGCAGCGCCGGGAACGGGACCCGTCCCAGCCGCAGGGACAGCCACGGATAGCCGGGCAGCAGGCCGATCCCGAGGGTGAGCACGAGCGCACCCGCCGCGTCCGGGTCCATCCAGCCCGCGAACAACGCGCCCAGCGCGCCGAAGAACCCGGTGGCGATGGCGGCCACGAACACCCTGCTCATCGCGCCCACACCGAGGTAGCCGACGATCCCGAACACCAGCAGCGAGATCGTGCCGAGCAGCAGCTGCGGCGAGCCGAAGCCGAACAGCGCCTGGTGGTCGGCCGCGGTCGGCAGGTACCCGCCGAGGAACGCGTACGGCAGCGCGGATCCGGCGAAAACCGCCCCCGCGTATGCGTCCGGTACGGCGCGCGCGACCACGATGCCCAGCGCGGTCAGCACCACCGCGACGGACAGCATGATCAGGCCCGCGTCCAGCCACGGTGGTTCGAACAACAGCGACACCAGGCTGCCGCCGCACAACAGCACGGCCGCGATCACCAGACCCGCGCGCCGGGTGGCCGCACGGCCCCAGCTGCGGCCGTAGCGCCGCGCGCCGCTGGCGATGGCCTCGACCAGGTCGTCGTACTCGATCTCGGGCCAGTCCACCGGACCGGGGACGAGGTGCAGGATCTCGCCGTCGCGCACCTGCTGCGCGGCGAGCGTCTGCTGGCCGTCGAGCCGTTCGCCGGTGGGCCGCCGCAGCGACCAGCCGCCGTGCTGCTCGCCGGTGTCCGGCGCGTCCTCGCCCGCGTGCCGCAGGATGTAGGGAAGCAGCTCCGCGACCGGCACGTTCTCCGGGAGCGCGACGTCGATCCCGCGTTTGGGCGTCGTGATGCTCACCTTCGCGAGGGTCGTGCCCATCGCCGACGTCATGCTTTCCCTACCTCCAAATTGGACCCCGAGACCGGCTGGGAGAGTATCCATTACTGTGCCATGAGTTACCAGCCCGAGGCGCAGCCACGGCGGGTTTCCGCGAGCCGTCGGCTGCGGATCTCGTATCCGCCTGCTTTCGGTCGGGCCGGTAAGCCGTGACACTAGGCTGGCGGAAAGCTCTATGCTGGCGCACCCGCGCGCTCGGGAGGTTTTCGGTCTTGGGAACGATCATAGTCAAGCGGCCACTCCGGCGGCCCGCGCCCGATCTGCCCTCGGGCGACGTGGTGCTCGATCCGCCGCCGGAGAACCCGCCACCGGCGGGTAAGAACTGGACGCGGGTGCTGATGATCCTGCCCATGCTCGCCGGCACCGGTGGGATGGCGCTGCTGATCGGCGCGGGCCGCTCCGGTCCGCTGATGTACGTCGCGGGTGGCCTGTACGGCGTCGCGGTGCTCGGCATGATCCTGTTCCAGATCATCAGTCAGGGCGGGCAGGGCGCGAGCAAACAGGAGATGATCGCCAACCGGCGCCGGTACATGCGGCGGCTGTCGCAGCTGCGCGCGCAGGTGCGGGACACGATCGACCAGCAGCGCAAGGCGATGTTCTACCGCCACCCGGACCCGTCGCGGCTGTGGTCGACCGCGCAGAGCGCACGGGTGTGGGAGCGCAGGCCCGGCGACTGGGACTTCACCGTCATCCGCATCGGGCTGGGCTCGCAGGAGCTGGCCACGCCGCTGGTCCCGCCGGAGACCAAGCCGATCGACGAGCTGGAACCGCTGTGCGCGATGGCGCTGCGCAGGTTCGTCACGACCTATTCGACGGTGCCGGACCTGCCGGTCGCGGTCGCGCTGCGCGGGTTCTCGCGCATCTACCTGACCGGCGACGACGACCGCAAACGCGCGATGGCGCGTGCGCTGACCGCGCAGCTGGGCACCTTCCACGCCCCCGGTGACGTGCTGACCGCGTTCTGCGTGCGCGAGCGCGAGCTGTGGGACTGGGCCAAATGGCTGCCGCACGCGCTGCACCCCACCAAGACCGACGCGGTCGGCCAGATCCGGCTCGTCGCGCCGAGCGTCACCGCGCTGGAGGCCATGCTCGACGACGTCCTCGCCAACCGGCCGCGGTTCAACCCGGGCACCGCGCCGATCGAGGGATCGACGCACGTGGTGGTGTTCGTCGACGGCGGCGACACCGGTGGATCCGAGCACCTGATGATCGAGGGCGGCGTCGAGGGGGTCACCGTCGTCGACCTCTCCGGGGAGCCGCCGCGGCTGCTCGACTCGGCCACGCTCGTGCTCGACATCGCTCCCGACGGCACCCTGACGAGCCGCACGATGGACGGCGCGGGCAACATCGGCACCGCCGACGGTCTGGACGTCACGGAGATGCGTGGCCTGGTGCGCTCGCTCGCGCCGCTGCGGCTGTCCGCGCTCACCGCGAGCGAGCAGCCGCTGTCCGGGTCGCTGGAACTCACCGATTTGCTCGGGCTGGGCGATCCGTACGAGTTCGACCTCGCGAAGAGCTGGGAGGCGCGGTCCAACCGGGACCGGTTGCGCGTCCCGGTCGGCATCACCGCCGACGGCCGCCCGATGGAACTGGACATCAAGGAGTCCGCGCAGGACGGCATGGGCCCGCACGGGCTGCTCGTGGGCGCCACGGGTTCGGGAAAGTCCGAGCTGCTGCGCACGCTGGTGCTGGCGCTGGCCGTCACGCACGATTCGGAGATCCTCAACTTCGTGCTGGTGGACTTCAAGGGTGGCGCGACGTTCACCAAGCTCGACCGGCTCCCGCACACCAGCGCGGTGATCACCAACTTGGCCGACGAGCTGCACCTGGTGGACCGCATGCTGGACGCGATCGGCGGCGAGCTGGTGCGCAGGCAGGAACTGCTGCGCAAGGCGGGCAACTACGGTTCGCAGCGCGACTACGAGAAGGCCCGCATCGCCGGTGCCCCGCTCGATCCGCTGCCCGCGCTGCTGATCGTGGTCGACGAGTTCTCCGAACTGCTGACCGCGCGGCCGGACTTCATCGACATGTTCGTCCAGATCGGACGCGTCGGACGTTCGCTGGGCGTTCACCTGCTGCTCGCTTCCCAGCGGCTGGAGGAAGGCCGCCTGCGCGGGCTGGACTCCCACCTGTCCTACCGGATCGCGCTGCGGACGTTCTCCGCGATGGAAAGCCGCGTCGTGCTCGGCACGCCGGACGCGTTCCAGCTGCCCCGCTCCCCCGGCAACGGCTTCCTCAAGACCGGGGTGGACGAGCTGACCCGCTTCAAGGCGGCCTACGTCTCGGGCGTGCACCGCCGCGGGACGGTGCAGCGCACGGACGACGAGGGCCGCCAGATCGACCCGGTGCAGGACTACTCGACGGCCTACCTGCGCCCGCGGCTGGCCGAGAAGCCGGTGGAGCAACCAAAACCGGACGAATCCGACGATCTCGGCGAGACGCTGATGGACGTGCTGGTCGAGCGGCTGGAGGGTCAGGGCGTTCCGGCGCACCAGGTGTGGCTGCCGCCGCTGGAGGAGCCGCCCACGATGGACCAGCTGCTCGCGCCGCTGGTCACCGACCCCGAACGCGGTCTGACCACCGGGCTCCGCGAGCACCGCGGCGCGCTGCGGGCCGCGGCCGGGATCATCGACCGGCCCGCCGACCAGCGCCGGGACGTGTGCTGGCTGGACCTGTCGGGCGCGGGCGGCAACGTGGCGATCGTGGGTGGCCCGCACAGCGGCAAGAGCACCGCGGTTCGCGCGGTGATCGCGAGCCTCGCCCTCACCCACACCCCGGCCGAGGTGCAGTTCTTCTGCCTCGACTTCGGCGGCGGCGGGCTCATGGCGATGCGGGACCTCGCCCATGTCGGTGGTGTCGCGACCCGCCGCGAGGTCGACCGGGTGCGGCGCAGCGTGGCGGAGGCACGGACCCTCATCGCCGAGCGCGAGCAGCGATTCGCCGAACACGGCGTCGACAGCATGTCCACCTACCGCAAGCTGCTGCGCGAAGGCCGTTTTCCGGAGGACCCGTTCGGCGACCTGTTCCTGGTCGTCGACGGCTGGAGCACGCTGCGCGCCGAGTTCGAGGACCTGGAGGCCGACGTGGCCGAGGTGGTCAACCGCGGCCTGGCCTTCGGCGTGCACGTCGTCGCCGCCGCCAACCGCTGGATGGACATGCGGATGAACCTGCGTGACATGTTCGGCAGCAAGCTCGAACTGCGCCTGGGCGATCCGGTGGACTCGGTGATCGGCCGCCGCCAGGCCGCCGGTGTCCCCGAGCAGACCCCAGGCCGCGGCCTCGCGCCCGACGGCATGCACTTCCTGTCCGCCGTGCCGAGGGTCGACGGCCGGGACACCGCCGACGAGCTGGCCGAGGGCATCGGGCACCTCGTGACGTCGGTGAACGAGGCCTGGCCGGGCGAGCCGGCCCCGCGGGTCCGGCTGCTGCCGCCGATGCTGCCGTACACGGCGCTGCCCGCTCCGGACGAGCACGGCATCCCGATCGGCATCTCCGAGGCCGACCTGCAGCCGGTCGGCCTCGACTTCGCCGCGGAGCCGCACCTGGTGCTGTTCGGGGACGTCGAGTCCGGCAAGAGCACGTTCCTGCGCGCACTGGCCACCAGCCTCATGGCCCGCTACACGCCCGACCAGGCGCAGATCGCCCTCATCGACTTCCGGCGCAGCCTGCTCGGCCTCATCCCGGACGAGTACTTGATCGGTTACGCGACATCCAGCGGAACCGTTCAGGAAATGGTGCGTCTCACCGTTGACGCCATGGTCAAGCGACTGCCGGGAGGTGACATCACACCGGAGCAGCTCCGCGCGCGCAGCTGGTGGAGCGGTCCGGAACTGTTCATCCTGGTCGACGACTACGACCTGGTCGCGCCGAACCCGCACGACAACCCGCTCGCTCCCCTGCTGGAGTACATGACGCAGGGCCGGGACATCGGCCTGCATCTGGTGGTGACGCGCCGCAGTGGTGGCGCCGCGCGGGCGATGTTCGACCCGGTCATCGCCCGGATCAGGGACCTGGCCTCGCCGGGGATCATGATGTCGGGCAACCGCGAGGAAGGTCCGCTGCTGGGCAACATCCGGCCGCAGAAGCTGCCGGCGGGCCGTGGCTGGCTGATCACCCGTAGCGCGGGGGCGCGGTTGGTGCAGCTCGCGGAGCTGCCGCCGCAAGCTTGAGGAAAGTGAATCACCGGGGTTGACTCGAGGTGGTTGGCTGGGATCAGCGGGGGTCCGCTGACCCCTACCCCCGGTGGACCCCCGCTGTCCACCGAGCTTCACGACGTTTGGGAGGGACATCGTGGCACCGATACCGGACGAGGGCAGCGGTACCCCGACGCCCGACTGGGCCGCCAACGGCGCCGAACTCGAGCTGGACCCGAAAAACTTTCGCAATTATGGCAAGAACCTCGACCGGGTCGGCGAGGATCTGAGCGGCGACGCCATGTCAGCGCAGTCGGCTCTGCAGGGGCCCGGAGGCAGGGACATGCTGATGAGCACGATGTTCGAGCCCGGCACCGATATGCAAGCCTTCGCCGACCGCAACGCCCAAGAGATGGGTCTGTTCATCCCCGACCTGTACAAGAACGTCACCGCGCTCTCGTCGGTCGCCCTGATCATGGGCGAGGTCTTCGAGAACATGGACGGCAACAACGCGGCGATGCTCGACGCCATCGAATGGGCCTTCCAGATGGACGGCGCGAAGAAGCCGGGCGACATGCCGTCCTGGCTCACCGACGAGCGCACCGTCGCCAAGGACCTGACCCAGCCACCCGGTACCGGCGTGACGCAGCCCGCGGGCGACACGATGATCAACCAGATCCACTACGGCGACACGACGATCACGACGTACCGCACCGACGACGGCGACATCCGCACGGTGCAGACCACCGGCGGGAAGACCATCGAGTACCTGGACAACAAGGACGGCCAGCGTCAGTACATGATCACCCACACCACGGGCGCAGATCAGGACACGACCGTCACCACGACCTTCGTCAACGGCGTCGCGGCGGGCGAGTCCCGCCGCACGACGAAGCACGACGTCGACACGAAGAACCCGAACGTGGTCCACGAGGTGACCACTACCCGGAACTACGACAAGAACGGCGATCCGATCAAGGGCGACGGCAGCAACCCGAGCCAGCACGTGGTCACGTACAACTTCGAAGACGGCTCACACGCGCGCGAGTACTACACCGAGTCGAACCAGCCGGACGTCGACGACGTCGACCACGACGGCAACAAGACCGAGAGGGTGCCGACCAAGACCGACCAGCGGACCATCAGTCCCCAGCACGACGTCCCGACCGGCGTCCCCTCCGAGGCCGTGGACGACCTGAACGCGGCACGACAGGTGGCGGGGGGTTAGCGACATGGGCGACGACTACTTCGGCTACGACGTCAGCAGGATCGGCGCCGGCGTCGGCGCGGGCTACTACGACACCGGCGGGGACTCGCCCCCCATG
This is a stretch of genomic DNA from Amycolatopsis endophytica. It encodes these proteins:
- the eccD gene encoding type VII secretion integral membrane protein EccD, with the translated sequence MTSAMGTTLAKVSITTPKRGIDVALPENVPVAELLPYILRHAGEDAPDTGEQHGGWSLRRPTGERLDGQQTLAAQQVRDGEILHLVPGPVDWPEIEYDDLVEAIASGARRYGRSWGRAATRRAGLVIAAVLLCGGSLVSLLFEPPWLDAGLIMLSVAVVLTALGIVVARAVPDAYAGAVFAGSALPYAFLGGYLPTAADHQALFGFGSPQLLLGTISLLVFGIVGYLGVGAMSRVFVAAIATGFFGALGALFAGWMDPDAAGALVLTLGIGLLPGYPWLSLRLGRVPFPALPQRSADLLNDEPHPATPAVFDAAARADELLTGLLMGASLTSAFSAVFLAAHGGGSRLIMLLLATIALLLRARLFPVPRQRIPLLIAGLWIFVLLAQWCFGTASGNGGIGLFLLALVVVALLVSAAGLVYSRKNPTPWFGRIADIVDVMAIVALIPFAGFITGFFAYVQGLMASIG
- the eccCa gene encoding type VII secretion protein EccCa; amino-acid sequence: MGTIIVKRPLRRPAPDLPSGDVVLDPPPENPPPAGKNWTRVLMILPMLAGTGGMALLIGAGRSGPLMYVAGGLYGVAVLGMILFQIISQGGQGASKQEMIANRRRYMRRLSQLRAQVRDTIDQQRKAMFYRHPDPSRLWSTAQSARVWERRPGDWDFTVIRIGLGSQELATPLVPPETKPIDELEPLCAMALRRFVTTYSTVPDLPVAVALRGFSRIYLTGDDDRKRAMARALTAQLGTFHAPGDVLTAFCVRERELWDWAKWLPHALHPTKTDAVGQIRLVAPSVTALEAMLDDVLANRPRFNPGTAPIEGSTHVVVFVDGGDTGGSEHLMIEGGVEGVTVVDLSGEPPRLLDSATLVLDIAPDGTLTSRTMDGAGNIGTADGLDVTEMRGLVRSLAPLRLSALTASEQPLSGSLELTDLLGLGDPYEFDLAKSWEARSNRDRLRVPVGITADGRPMELDIKESAQDGMGPHGLLVGATGSGKSELLRTLVLALAVTHDSEILNFVLVDFKGGATFTKLDRLPHTSAVITNLADELHLVDRMLDAIGGELVRRQELLRKAGNYGSQRDYEKARIAGAPLDPLPALLIVVDEFSELLTARPDFIDMFVQIGRVGRSLGVHLLLASQRLEEGRLRGLDSHLSYRIALRTFSAMESRVVLGTPDAFQLPRSPGNGFLKTGVDELTRFKAAYVSGVHRRGTVQRTDDEGRQIDPVQDYSTAYLRPRLAEKPVEQPKPDESDDLGETLMDVLVERLEGQGVPAHQVWLPPLEEPPTMDQLLAPLVTDPERGLTTGLREHRGALRAAAGIIDRPADQRRDVCWLDLSGAGGNVAIVGGPHSGKSTAVRAVIASLALTHTPAEVQFFCLDFGGGGLMAMRDLAHVGGVATRREVDRVRRSVAEARTLIAEREQRFAEHGVDSMSTYRKLLREGRFPEDPFGDLFLVVDGWSTLRAEFEDLEADVAEVVNRGLAFGVHVVAAANRWMDMRMNLRDMFGSKLELRLGDPVDSVIGRRQAAGVPEQTPGRGLAPDGMHFLSAVPRVDGRDTADELAEGIGHLVTSVNEAWPGEPAPRVRLLPPMLPYTALPAPDEHGIPIGISEADLQPVGLDFAAEPHLVLFGDVESGKSTFLRALATSLMARYTPDQAQIALIDFRRSLLGLIPDEYLIGYATSSGTVQEMVRLTVDAMVKRLPGGDITPEQLRARSWWSGPELFILVDDYDLVAPNPHDNPLAPLLEYMTQGRDIGLHLVVTRRSGGAARAMFDPVIARIRDLASPGIMMSGNREEGPLLGNIRPQKLPAGRGWLITRSAGARLVQLAELPPQA
- the eccB gene encoding type VII secretion protein EccB yields the protein MPTRRDQLQAYQFMMQRVTSALIVHETDPELTPLRRGVGAVFAGVMIAVLVAAGFGVYGVFTGVGGTSWKTDGAVVIERETGATFVYQGGELQPTLNYASARLLTSADKAGPHRVAGEDLAGLPRKSAVGIAGAPASLPPADRATATPWTMCSVLGRNLAGGPLTTTTLMVGRSMPGGTPLGQRAILARDSSDGTVYLVWNNHRYRITDTSVVRSVFGAQASPVEAGTAWLNGLPVGQDLGRIDVPGQGAPSSVLSGFDVGDVVYYPLSRGVQYYLVRQEGLAPLTELQVRILSGQYSVQPKEIPAAAANAAPTSSALAPAEGEAAPPSLPPELATVPDEGRAALCSQTHDARTDPVISMGGDPDAMAAAITTTVETGTGTKLADRVLVPPGSVAVVRVLPSATATTGAYTLLTDTGLRYPVPSEDVLGRLGYSPSSAVDMPAALVQRVPEGPTLDPSAAMRSAVP